Proteins from a single region of Salvelinus sp. IW2-2015 linkage group LG4p, ASM291031v2, whole genome shotgun sequence:
- the coq8b gene encoding atypical kinase COQ8B, mitochondrial gives MLAEVFHVLRGAGKVGQAFANTQGEMLRLMACNSTLGTGVKAAQEVVESVMGTVMGGSAMQQSIKDDVFPDAEGWEEMDPDEAAKWAVGSEFPPGPGATEMPSGVPHSPARGPGGAGLPGQSSRFLHIASTQRHTRFVHDSVVARLTPEDIKKARESKQALSRPIVKQKLSDRARERKVPATRISRLVNFGGLAVGLGLGAIAEVAKQSMGAKRAEGALLDSPLLSEANAERIVDTLCKVRGAALKIGQMLSIQDNSFINPQLQKIFERVRQSADFMPSWQMNKVLEEELGAGWREKLSSFADKPFAAASIGQVHHGKLHDGREVAMKIQYPGVAESIHSDINNLMSVLKMSIVLPDGLFADSSLEVLQRELAWECDYKREAESAKHFKSLLADDPFFHVPFVVDELSGRRVLAMELVSGVPLDSCVDLDQETRNQICFNILQLCLRELFEFRFMQTDPNWANFFYNAEQNKIILLDFGACRDYPEAFTDDYVQVVHAASIGDRETVLEKSKDLKFLTGFEAKAFQDAHVEAVMILGEAFANSDPFDFGTQSTTQRIQSLIPVMLRHRLTPPPEETYSLHRKMAGSFLICSKLGAKIACKDMFLDIYNSYQQRRLEKEQAAQVQA, from the exons ATGCTAGCTGAGGTGTTTCATGTGCTGAGGGGAGCAGGGAAGGTTGGCCAAGCGTTTGCCAACACCCAGGGGGAGATGCTGAGGCTAATGGCCTGTAACTCCACGCTGGGCACTGGGGTCAAAGCTGCCCAGGAGGTGGTTGAGAGCGTGATGGGCACAGTCATGGGTGGTTCTGCCATG CAACAGTCTATCAAGGATGATGTATTCCCTGATGCTGAGGGATGGGAGGAAATGGACCCGGATGAGGCTGCTAAATGGGCGGTGGGCTCTGAATTCCCCCCAGGCCCAGGGGCCACAGAGATGCCCAGCGGAGTGCCTCACAGCCCAGCCCGGGGTCCAGGGGGAGCAGGCTTGCCTGGCCAAAGTTCCCGGTTCCTGCACATCGCCTCGACGCAACGCCACACCAGGTTTGTCCATGACTCGGTAGTGGCCAGACTCACCCCAGAGGACATCAAGAAGGCCAGGGAGTCCAAGCAGGCACTCTCCAGGCCTATTGTTAAGCAGAAG CTTAGTGATCGTGCAAGAGAGAGGAAGGTCCCTGCCACGAGAATCAGCAGGCTGGTCAACTTCGGGG GTCTGGCAGTCGGGCTGGGACTAGGTGCCATTGCAGAGGTGGCGAAGCAGTCTATGGGAGCCAAGCgtgcag AGGGTGCCCTGTTggactctcctctcctgtccgaGGCCAATGCTGAGAGGATAGTGGACACCTTGTGCAAAGTCAGAGGGGCAGCCCTCAAAATAGGACAGATGCTCAGTATACAAG ATAACTCCTTCATAAACCCGCAGCTACAGAAGATCTTTGAGCGGGTCCGACAGAGCGCGGACTTCATGCCCTCCTGGCAGATGAAT AAAGTTCTGGAGGAGGAGCTAGGTGCGGGCTGGAGGGAGAAGCTGTCGTCGTTTGCGGACAAGCCCTTCGCCGCCGCCTCCATTGGCCAGGTGCATCACGGGAAGCTGCACGATGGCAGGGAGGTCGCCATGAAGATCCAG TACCCAGGAGTAGCTGAGAGCATCCACAGTGACATCAACAACCTGATGTCTGTGCTGAAGATGAGTATTGTTCTACCAGACG GCTTGTTTGCAGACAGTAGTCTAGAAGTCCTTCAAAGGGAGCTGGCGTGGGAGTGCGACTacaagagagaggcggagagtgCCAAGCATTTTAA GTCACTTCTGGCGGATGACCCATTTTTCCACGTTCCATTTGTGGTGGACGAGCTCTCAGGAAGGAGGGTTCTGGCCATGGAGCTGGTGTCAGGGGTACCGCTGGACAGCTGTGTGGATCTGGATCAGGAGACAAGGAATCAG ATCTGCTTCAAcatcctacagctgtgtctgagaGAGCTCTTTGAGTTCCGCTTCATGCAGACGGACCCCAACTGGGCCAACTTCTTCTACAACGCTGAGCAGAACAAG ATTATTCTGTTGGATTTCGGTGCGTGCCGGGATTACCCTGAGGCCTTCACAGATGATTACGTACAG GTGGTGCACGCAGCYTCCATCGGAGATAGGGAGACTGTGCTGGAGAAATCCAAGGACCTCAAGTTCCTCACAGGGTTTGAGGCCAAG GCGTTCCAGGACGCCCACGTGGAGGCAGTGATGATCCTGGGCGAGGCCTTCGCCAACTCTGACCCCTTTGACTTTGGCACCCAGAGCACCACGCAGCGGATCCAGAGCCTGATCCCTGTCATGCTGCGTCACCGCCTCACCCCGCCCCCCGAGGAGACCTACTCCCTGCACCGCAAGATGGCCGGCTCCTTCCTCATCTGTTCCAAGCTTGGCGCCAAAATTGCCTGCAAGGACATGTTCCTGGACATCTACAATTCCTACCAACAGCGGCGGCTGGAGAAGGAGCAGGCTGCCCAAGTTCAGGCCTAG